Sequence from the Montipora foliosa isolate CH-2021 chromosome 12, ASM3666993v2, whole genome shotgun sequence genome:
CTTCGAGATTTGAGGCTTGTGAGGCCTGATAGGGTCAGAGCTTCCCTATAACTACAGAACGGATAAATAATGCGTAGTGTTCTGCACTGAATTCTTTCTAAGTCATCAGATAGGTATGCCGGAAGGCTGTTATGGTAGACCTGGCATGCGTACTCAGCTACCGGGCGTATACAAGTGCGATAGAAACATAGAAGTTCGTTTGGTTCAGAACACGCTCGCTTAAATTGCCGCAACAAAAACAGACGCGATGCCGCTTTGCTCACTATTTCCGAGACATGCGCGTTCCATTTGAGGTTACTAGATATAGTTAAGCCTAAAAGCTTTGCGGTTGGAATTACTTCTAAGTTCTTATTATTAACAACTATAGGATCTAAGTTGTCTTGAGAGTTCTTGGCGAAGCTGATCCGCAACTCCTTGCACTTAGCCTCGTTTAGTTTAAAGCGCTCGCGTTGGGACTGGGACGAGAGATCATCAACGACAGCTTGAATACACCCCAGTTGTCCTCGGGGGATAATTTCGGAGATCGTGGTATCGTTCACGTATTTCCACAGCATTGCACCACCGTTCACTTTGATGTCATTAATCATGATGATGAAGAGCCAGGGGCCTAATTTCGTCCCCTGTGGGACCCCGGCAGGTATAGCGCCCCACTCAGAGAAACAATCCTGCGATAACTTCACCCTCTGTTGGCGGTTAGTGAGAAAACTCTTGATCCAATGAAACACCCAAGGTGGAAGATCATAGTGCAGCAATTTTTCGCAGAGAATGTGGTGGTCAATtaaatcaaaagctttcttaaaatcgAACAGGACCACCCTAGCGATGGCCCCGTTCCCATCTGTGCCTCTATACCAAGTGTCCAACATGCTGATCAGCGCATGTGTGGTGGATGAATTAGGAACAGTTCCAAATTGGTTTGGGTCGATTTTCTACATCACCGCCGGCTTAACATAGTCCTGGACAACATACTCCTCGGCTACTTTAGGTAATATTGGAGTCAAGGAGATTGGGCGGAGATGTTTGTTAACATCCGACACAGGAGTCTGCTTATTGAGAGGGGTGATATCGGCCCTTTTCCAAGAATAAGGTAGACGCCCTTCTTGATATGAAGCATTCAGGATGTCCGCTACCGGGGCAGCGAGAATGTCAGCATTCTCTTTGAGGAGCCAGGCCGGAATCCCGTCTGGACCAGGCGCCTTACGGGGATTTAAGAAATGAAGTTTCATAAAAACTGAGTGATCTGATACAGGAGGTGGTGCGCTTGTTTGATCGTGTGCATAACCATGCACGGGGTCCAAATGGCTAAGGGGAGTGGACTCACTCATTTGAGATAAGAAAGCCTTGTTGATAAAATTGGCTAGGCATCGGGAGTCCTTAAactgctcccccccccccccttccccgacCAGATGTTTGAGGTCGGTCAGGGGGTCAGGGTGTGACACAGGTGTAAAACCGCTCAGGCGCTTGACCTCTTTCCACCACTGTGACGGTTTGTATTCCTTAAGATGTTGAACCTTCGCGGCGTAATACTTCGAACGGCAAGCTTTTCTATCGCGGTTGATCCGATTGCGAAGGGAGCGTTAGTCCATCATATTTCCCAAGGCCAACGCCTTTTGGCGTCTGTGGATGAGCGATTTTAAAGAAGTGGTCACCCATGGTGCCTCATTGAGAACCACTGTTCTAGCCTTTAGGGGCAACCTTTGCCCCTGCCAGTCTGTTGCACCATTTGCTGTAAATTACAAATGTTAAGGTCACGTCCTCAATAATGACTTAAAACAACAGCACTTCTGAAAAACACACACTGTATACAAATGTAAAATACAATGTTAGCAACATGTAGTACATATAGTATTAAAGCTTTAAAGGGCAGTCACAGGCACACAGTTACTCTGCCCCCATGTTCTTGTTGATTCTTTGTCCttggtttaaattttaatttcctttgttacaaTCTCATTAtcatacattaaaaaaaataaagaaagaaataaacaaaacaaagaaaaattaaaatccagACCAGGATAACATTGAACCACaactatacatgtacattattatACACTGTATATGTGAACATGCACATATAAGGAGTTGAACTGCTGGCCTACTCCAACCCTGCTGAACTGGAAATTGCCAAAATTTGGAGATTTGGCAGTGACATTTTCAAAATAGTAGAAATTCCAATGCCCAAGGCATGGTCAAGGGTAGTAGATAATAATATCAAAGAAATGCTTCGCAAAGCGTTTTCATTACCTTGGTGCAAGCTTCTCATCCCTTTGCAAATCTGCATTACCTGAGCCAACTTCTGCACAACACACACTAGTCAAGATGCTTATCTGGTTACGGTTATCCTTACGAACAGTCCACTTCTTTAACAGAACCTGGTCATCTCAATTGCTGTCAAAATGTCATTCTTTGGCATGGCCGGAATTTCCATCGTCAGCCCATTCAACCAGGATGTCATAACTTTGTACTGTGCACCCGGATGAAGTTTCCCATAAATATCAACAGCCATTCTACTCCGTGCTATTGAGTACATTACAAGGTTGGCTCCAAAAATGAAAGGGCTTATAAAGTTCGGCTTCACCAAACTATGCATGTGGTCTACTGCCATAACTTTTTTGACAGGCTCGGTTCTGTCATCACTCAAGCCACTGACTGCACTTTTCCAGAGCAAATTTGTTGAAGAAAGCCAGGATTCTGGAGTTACTTTCAATAAATTATCAATGTTTTTGTAACTCAAATCAACATTGTCACATTTAAGATTATCTCTTTCGAGGCAAAATATTGTCTCAACCAACTGTAAAATGAACTGCCTTTCAAGGTTTTTTACTGAAGAAAACATATCTTCAGGATCAATAAATACTAGCCCAAAGAGAGAGCAAATGTTCTGACAAAGCTCTCTTGCCCGGTCTATGTCAAGACGATGTAGATTTTCTCAAAGTTCACGGAACAACAAGTTGCAAGACTCTTTCTCTGACTCATCTTCAGGCTCTTCTCCGCTATCTGTCAGTCCGGGCCATAACCATTTCTGGATATCGGTTTCGtgctttgtgattggttgagagcaaaacgaaaacaaagtaaatttGGCCGAGAGGTACTGGAAACAAGAAGAAGCtagattattttttttgtggcGGCCATGTTGTAATGCGGCAGTAAGCCGAAAACAAAATTGGGTAATAAAAACTGCACGTAAGATAGAATTGAAAATATTCATTTATTCCAAACATTCAACATGCACATCCTCTACATACTCGCATTCTGGAAGAGTAGAGAGAACTCTTTCTAGCACAAATTCTTTGTAACGCTGTGGTCCTTCCACCCAGATAGTCGCAGGAATATAAGCTCCTCCGCCAGCCTGTTTGTTACTGGAGAACTTCTGGGTAGAGTTTTGCCTGGATGTTAGTGTCGGCTCTCCGTTGATTTTTCTATTCTGGGTTACAAGAAAACGGAATAAATAAGGGTGAACCAAATGACGCGCGCTGAGAACAATTACGGACGGTAGAGGTCTGAGATCGCGGAATCGGGAtagtttcgtttcttttcagtaaagaaaggaaaggcaATGTCTTGCTATTCTCCGATTTTTAAATAAGTATATATCAATTTTCAGCCCAACAAGCCTTCACAAAACAGTAAAGCAAGAAAACAGTAACCTACCCTTCAATTCTGGTTATTTTGCCACATCGGAGCAAACGAAAGCAAACCATGATGCAGCTGTGTGTTCAACGATTTGTATGTGGTTCGGACACTATTCTGGATACATACAATAAGGGTCTACTTTGACCTACACAACAGACCACAAGTATGATGGGGCAACTACCACGGACCCCGGGAACACAGAATTCCCGGGTGTTGAACCACTAAATGAAACACCAGAGAGTGTCAGTCTAGATCCATGCATCGCTAGGGTACAGAGGCATGAAACTGGGGACGTTGAAAACAATACCCAATCTAGAAGACGGTTGTCTTATGGATCTTCAGAAGCTGTGGTACCCGTTCCAGTTCAGGAGTTACTTCTAAACAAGCAAAAACCGCATCTAAATGAAAAGGAGAGAAGCACCCTGCGAGCAgcgcctccttttgtctttttctttactgaggtggagaaaagtaggctttgcccgaatcgcgtcaactctttgaagccgccacagcccgagcttctggactagtcaatcttgctttctctcgtcaaactggtttttccagtccgagcgtccgtttagtgacaaaaccgatggttataattgagcccgctgtaccatgaaaaaccaagatggcggcgaggtctggcatattaggcttgggttcgagactgtatcctggcaacatgcagcgcatattcaataaagatcttactcgattcctgcagagcctttctcgagaacgccaaaatcgagcaagcaaaagaaaggcccTGCTTGCAGGGTGGGAGAGAAGTGATGTGCCCCCAAAAAGGGGTACAAAGCCAAATCACCCTCGTCCCCGATGACGAAACCTGTCATAAACTGTTAATTGAAAAACTATTCTATACATTAATATCAGTTGCCAGAGTTGTTTGTGCCTCCAGTCGCAAGATTCTTAAATACTACTAAATAGTATTCATTAATAACCTAGACATTATGGGGAAGGGTGATGGAATTGAACATTGCAAGTCCCATCAGGGTGTAATAAGGTGGTCTAGGGTCATGAGCCCAAGAAAGGTATTTTGTACTTTCAACTATAgcctttttctttcttgataAATTACCAAAGGGATTGCAATTTACTCTCCAACCCGTGCCCCTGGTTACGCCCCTGCGATTCATGCCACATGCATTGTTTACCACTTAAAAAAAGGTTCCTGTTTTTAACAATTAAGTCAGTATAAACAATCAACTTAAATATTTCAGAATAATTATATCATATTAGAAATACCTTATTgcttaaattaataataatacagaGCACATAAAATGTCTTTGGTACacattttttacatttattacaatttttatttacatctGAGCCTACTTAGTAATTTTTTGTGGTTTCCATAATTCTTGACAAAAAATTACACCTGGTATATTTAAAACATGAATGAAATACAGTCATTTTACTGTTTGTACACTATGataataaaaggaaagaaaaaatgaattatTATTCATCTGTTCACCTCTAGATAGTTAGTGAACATACACAACAGGACTGTAGAGAGAAAAATATCCTTGCGTGACCAGTGTGACAAGTATTGTTTTAATAATCTATAGTTAATTTTCCATACTCtggtttttttcacaaaatacaAAGTCAGAGGCTGGCAATGTTCAGTCTAACATATTCATGAAAGACATCACCTAATTACAGTTACACCAGTCACACAAGATTTTTTCCTCCCATTTCTTCAACAGCCttgttacaaaagttccctacaAGAGACATTCAAATTGGAATTGCTTGTATGAGATTGGGtacaatttacatgtacaattttGTTCTTAGTTTCCTCCTTTTCTACACGAAACCAACCCTTAAAATGTTTTGTGTCTCATGTCTCATGTATACTCTCATAAATATTGGGTTTCCTAAAATGGACGGCTGGCCAAGTTTCTGATTTAAAACTGTTAAATACTCAAAACTTTCACATTACTTGGCCAGTTTGATTTTGAGTCGCCTACATTTATGTGAAAAGTAACAATCTTACCAAATCCTTATTATTCAAATCACTGGTTTGTTGACATACCACTGTAAAATCAGTGACCAGGCTACATGTAAATATAGAGCTTGGGCCTAAATTACTGAAATTGGTGATGATACTTAACTTGAAATCTAACTCCAACTGGAACTTTTACATTCCCTGTCTGcctttttttggaatttattgcACAAACAATCCTACCCAGTGATTCATAAGGTACAATGACTGTCAACTAAGAATGACTGACACaaaaatatatcatttcatgCTGCAATCAGCTTCTCTGTCTTCCTCAAGCATGTCAAGGATACACACCTCTTCCTGTGTATCTTGGTTTTGCAGCTCTTTCACAATAGCATTGTAAAACAAGACAAGCGTTTCCTTCTTCACTTTGCTAGGCTGTGATTTGAGAACCCCAAATCTGCTTGACACTCAGGCTTCTTGTCTCCTTTTCAGCTATTTTTCTGAATATTTCATCTTTGGTTGCATTTCTTATGTCTTCTGCCAAAGCTCTGTCGTCTGTGGTTACATATAGCACTTGCAACTGGGTATCAGCTCTTTTTTGCCATCAATGAAGTGTGTTTGAAGCAGGTTTCTTCTGTTACTTTTCAGAATTTCTTCATAATTTTTCAAATCACTGTCCTGTTCAGGGCGATCTAAGGATTTTAGGGCATCTGACAACCCTCCTTGCAAATACCTTTGAAGGAAAACCAGTGAAATATACGTATTAGTCTGACTATTGCATTGAGACCACTACCCTTACCCTCCCCATCAATATATTATAAGGAAAATATATTTACCTGATACAGTGTGTTGCAGCTTGTGAGATCGTCAACtcattgtacctttttttttttttgctcacaCATTTGCTTGAATCATAAAGGGGATGGGTAGGGGTGGTCCAGAAGGGGTCCAGAAGGGGCTCCAGTTTTGGGGTCCACATTTTGTACTGAATGCAGGTCCAGACAGTTCTATCATTAAAGTTCATCCCCAAGTTAAAACCCACAAGATGGCTTTTGGTAGAGCTAAATATTTTACACGTAATATTCCAATAAAATAGAACGTACATGGTTAAAGTGTCAAGTAGATTTCCTGATCCATTTCTTACATACTCGAGCTGAATAgctttttattacacataacatgagaattttattccataaagctcatttgtacaaatctatacgctttattagGCCTACACAGCCAATCAGactggcgtacagctatttcacatgtggaagtataaccaatcaacgatagcgtaaaggcatttccatgccaatcactcgtgcatctcgtgcaaatcgtgcaaatcgtactttgttattgaattaaattaaatttgcatttggttctattgttagtgagtttttgtttctaattcgcgttcagaaaactattttaatgaaaattctcatgttatgtgtaataaacagtttacgacatagaaagtgctttgtacggggttttatttactcgttgtttgtgtgaaaaaccctcactcgctcgttcctctctcgttcgggtttttgacacaaacaactcgtgcataaaaccccgtacgccgcacttccTATGATGTAAACTATATATACTAATGCTGTGTGCTACTTACTTCTTCTCTTTTCGTAACTTAATTCGCCATGCAAATCATGCTTTCTTCTTGAATCTACTGCTTCATAGCATCCTTGGGATTGTGCAATCCAAGCAAGGAGAAAAGCCAATTTCGCACCTAAACACGAATAAAACAAAACgtgtctagatacccggcagccgggaagtgctttcaaaaaactagatacccggcagtcagaaattttgaccaatttcctccaaatagctcgcttaattcctctaagaacataagatatttgtttagaaatctcaagCGATTATAAATATTGCCTTGGGTTAAAAGCAGAAGCGATTTCGTGTAAATTGGACGTGAATTTCCGACTGTCGAGCatctagtattttgaaaaccgtaCCCGTGAGTCAAGATTCTAAATAATATGCTTTAATGCAAGCGCGGAGAATTTGTCCACAACATTACGAAACCTTTATTTAGAATTTCGTTGGTAATTTCTGTGGATATTCATCGGGAGTTAAGTTAGTGTGTCAGAACTTGAATATTTTTTAAGTGTCAAGAACATTGAGATTTCACTCTATGCCCAAGCTCAACAGTCGCTTCTGCTTTTAAcccaaggtttttttttttttaggtgggTTCATACCAGCGGAATACGTACACCTTAAGTATACCCGAACTCAAGTATACTTAAGATCGTCCATGTTTACTTACCGTGATGAGCGTTCATATTAGAATTCAAAGTATGCTTTCAAGGTAATCGTGTTGTCAATCAAACATGCTTGATTGACGTCCGTTTCCGGAATGTGTTTTGATAGTAGATAAGTAAGCTCGTAAGGATGGTCTGAACTCGGACTTGAGAGTGTACTTTGGCTTCTTTGACGGCAGTAAGTTACCATGGCCACAAAGCAGGCTACTTGAGCTGAAATTAAAGCCGTTCACATCTGAAGTAGGGCTCAAGTGCACTTAAGGTATCCTTAGTCCGCTAGTATGAACCCACCTATTATTTATAATCGcttgagatttctaaacaaatatcttatgttcttagaggaattaagcgagctatttggagaaaattggtcaaaatttctgactgccgggtatctagttttttgaaagcacttcccggttgccgggtatctagacacTTTGATAAAACAAATGAGATATTCAAAGAGGAATCCACGCCACTCacagatggtttcatgcaggtCTTCTAAATCAGACCAAATTGGCATTTTAAAACGTTGGGATTttaggagaggagaaaaccaaGTAACCTGAAATGCACAGCAACATAATATAAGCTTTAAGGTGCGATAAATAATTGGACTTTAACTTTGAAATGCCCGGCCACAACGTATGGTTAAAATCTACGGTTTACACGACACTCCGATAGATCTGAAGGAAGGGAATCAGCCTAGTAGTTTCCACACTAACAGACTTTCAACTTCCGTGCACTCGAGCAAAAACCTCGTGCACTCGACTGGAATTCTGACAATTGGAAGCAAATTTATTCTAGTTTTTGATTTttaggaattaaaaaaaatgttacatACCTGAAAACTTCAACGAAAGAGAGGTTATTCCTCAATCGAGACCTTCGCAACAATCACCTTCACCCGACTTTTCATCTGAATTTCTCTGTCTCATCACCTCGATCGCCATCAATTCTTTGCTTTTTGTATGTATTTGTTTGTCGTATGCAATTTTGCAAGGTTTCATGGGATATGGTTACGCAACAAAGTCGGTGGGGGTCAAACATGAGTAGTGAATGAGTTTCCTCGAGGTCCCACTACGACACCCATATTGGTGACGTCATCAAATATCCAGAAACCAAACCCTTTCTCTTCTTAGTAGGTCTTCCTTTGCGTTCCTCTGTTGCATATGCTGCAATTGCTGTCATTGTGGGGCTCCCAAGTAAATGGTATTTTGACGAGGGGAACGGAAGATGATTTCCTCAGGCGATATAAAAACCTTACACAGCCCCCACAAACATTGGATGGGTGGATAGCGTCACTGTCGTCCTCAACATTAACGCCATAGTATTGCTTAAAAACTTTTCCTTTGGTTTGGAGTTATTTGAAGACGCTATCTTGCCACAAAGGCGACATAACTTTGAAATTTTGCTTCTATGGGCATCATCTGCCATCTCGCACCTCGAGGAAGACATGAATCAAATATGGCCAACATTATTAAAAGCGCATTGCGAATAAAAATACCTGATGCACTTTTTTCAGAGATTGTGCACAACAATAGAAACATGCTGAATCGAAAGCATAAACCTTGGATATAACGCCAGATTTTTTGCAACTCTCACAAAAATCGACAAGTACATTAAATTTAACAACGAAGTAGAAAAACATACCTGATCTCGGAAAAAAAATCTGATGGACGCTTCACTTTGAGAGGGAAATTTACTTCAATACGAGTGATACACAtctgccattttgaaatgtgtGAAGCTCCTTGGCCTTGCCGAACAGAACTAGGGTACCTGACGAGTTTACACCGATTAAGATCGGACAAAATCTCGGATAAAGAAAGGCGAGTACGAAAATTCCCAACTTTTGAAATGGCCACCATGTTGACGTCATATGGTTATCACATTTCATAACGATCTTGGACTGTATTCATCTCACCATAAGTTATATGTACGCAATTTTTTACCCATGAATAACACAGTACAGCACATATCTAATGGTAAAACCTATATTTTCAATGATACAACTTGCCTTTTGATTTTTAACACTTTTGTCACGTTTGGCGTTCCATACGCCCGTGGAAAGTAAATATTCAGCAttcaacatttttaattttgacttcAGAGGCAGCGGTCCGTGACAGCAACGTCATCAATAACATTCAGATCGGCCGGAATAGAAAGGATGATTTTattcttacatgcaatctgTCCTTCGCGCCCGGCTACTCATCCGTATTCTCCGTAACTCAAAATTTTTATCAAAACATTCACTGATTGCATGTAGGCACAAATATGCGTTCTTTTCCTAATAGTGCTGAAATTAACATTAACTGGTGATAGCTGAAATGTGGAGTTAGCTGATTGGATAGAATTTACGGACAAGAAAAATTTCGCCTCAAAACTTCAATCTGAGTAGTGACTCATCATATCACTTTGAAGTTCTTGGCGTTCATATTTTCTTTACAGCTTCTACACACTCTCAGCAGGATGAAATTATTCTTGAGTTCAGTCATTCTGTTCGCTTTGTCTGTAGCGGCAGCCGCAGCTTACTCCTCGGTCAAACCCAGTGCCAACAGTCATGTGAAGAACAGTCAATCTGATATGATAAATAATTACTACTCAGCAAACTGCGACAAGAAATTCCACCAGCAGCTGGCCGAAATAAGACACGAGATCAACCAACAGTTGGCAGGAATAAAGGATGAGATTAGGATGCTGAGAGGAAATCGAAGTAAGTGTCCCCTTGGCAAAGGTTTGTAGCAGTTCTAATTTTCAAAcctatttttttctgaaaagtaaCTAGATTAGGAGACTAGGATTTTTGTCTTTAAACCCGTAATGGATTTGTTGCGGTTTTATTTACTAACCGACAGTTCATTCAGCTCTACATTTTGTTGTAGTATAACCCGAAATTAAAGGCAAAATATGCCGTCCTTACCTTAACAGTTATAGGTAACACTTATAATAAGCTTCTAAACCTCTACGTAGTAAAACAAGGAAAGCGGCGTATCCGATCAAAAGGATTCTTTTTTACCTCCGTCAAACATACAGGATCCGCGAATCCGGATCCTGTGAagaaacaataaaaatcaacTAATTACGCTGCATGTAATACGACCTTGAAGTAACCACATATACAAACTACAGGTACAGAAAAAATGATTTTCTATTTAATCTCCAGTCTCCAGGAACTGCGCCGAAATTTACAACTCTGGTAGCAAGACCAGTGGAGTGTACAAAATCGATCCTGATGGTTTGGGTGAATTTGAAGTGTTCTGTGATCAGACAACAGCCGGTGGAGGTTGGACGGTTTTTGAGAAGAGATTTAACGGCTCTGTAGATTTTTACCGAGGATGGGATGACTACAAACGCGGCTTCGGCAATTTGGCCGGCGCGTTTTGGCTCGGACTGGACAAGATTCACCGGCTGACTGTAAACAGACGTAACACGCTTCGCGTTGATTTGGAGGATGTGCCGGGCAAAACATCATATGCAGATTACAGTTCTTTTGCTGTGGGCAACGAGACAGAGAAATACAAACTAAGAGTAGGAGGTTTTTCAGGTACAGGCTTACTTGGTTCAATGGAACTGTAACTATGAAAATTATCCAATAATTTCCCGGTCATGGAAACCTATAAAATAGACTGCTCCCAGGATCAGGCCTGAAGTCGAGCCGATAGTGGAGGCACGTTCGACAGCTTTCTTGACCTCAGAAATGCATCGTTTTCATAAATAGCATAGAGACTAAGTGAGAAATTTCCACCTTGCTGCAGTCTAATCACTATTCTTGTTTCACTGAGAGCAACTATCAATTGATTGATCGAGTAGTTGATCGgcttgattgactgattgattgattgattgattgactcactgattgattgattgat
This genomic interval carries:
- the LOC137978633 gene encoding microfibril-associated glycoprotein 4-like; this translates as MKLFLSSVILFALSVAAAAAYSSVKPSANSHVKNSQSDMINNYYSANCDKKFHQQLAEIRHEINQQLAGIKDEIRMLRGNRISRNCAEIYNSGSKTSGVYKIDPDGLGEFEVFCDQTTAGGGWTVFEKRFNGSVDFYRGWDDYKRGFGNLAGAFWLGLDKIHRLTVNRRNTLRVDLEDVPGKTSYADYSSFAVGNETEKYKLRVGGFSGTAGDSLSYHRGFPFTTKDSDNDGWSSGNCAVTKKGGWWYNKCYKSNLNGQYMPGAINKGPGMNWYYWKNSWLSVKRTEMKIRPKGF